One Nitrosopumilus sp. genomic region harbors:
- a CDS encoding malate dehydrogenase: MITIIGSGKVGGDAALFSALKRLDDKILLLDVAEGLPQGEAMDINHMLSEQGIDVEVKGSNDFADMKGSNIVVVVAGSGRKPGMTRMDLLKINASIVKSVVENIKKYADDSMIIPVTNPLDPMAYITYKVSGFDRSRVFGMGGMLDLSRFRQFIHEATGHSRDSIRALVIGEHGENMLPLPRFSSVSGIPLSSFLPKEKLDELILNTKQVAAKVIELKGATVHAPGNAISAIIESVVRDRKQVIPVATYLNGEYGHSDVTIGVPAVIGKNGVERIIELDLNDEEKQVFDKAVDSVKSAISGIEI; encoded by the coding sequence ATGATTACAATAATTGGTTCTGGTAAAGTAGGTGGAGATGCTGCTTTATTCTCTGCATTAAAAAGATTAGATGATAAAATATTGCTTCTAGATGTTGCTGAAGGACTACCTCAGGGGGAGGCAATGGATATCAATCACATGCTATCAGAACAAGGAATAGATGTAGAAGTAAAGGGTTCAAATGATTTTGCAGATATGAAGGGATCAAATATTGTTGTAGTAGTTGCAGGTTCTGGAAGAAAACCAGGAATGACAAGAATGGATTTACTAAAAATTAATGCTTCAATTGTAAAGAGTGTTGTAGAAAATATAAAAAAATATGCAGACGACTCTATGATTATTCCAGTTACAAATCCTCTGGATCCTATGGCCTACATTACTTACAAAGTATCAGGTTTTGATAGAAGCAGAGTTTTTGGAATGGGAGGAATGTTAGATTTATCTAGATTCAGACAATTTATTCATGAAGCAACCGGTCACTCACGTGATTCTATTAGAGCACTTGTTATCGGAGAGCATGGTGAAAACATGTTGCCATTACCAAGATTCTCCTCAGTTTCTGGAATTCCTTTATCCTCTTTTCTACCAAAAGAAAAATTAGATGAATTAATTTTAAACACCAAGCAAGTTGCTGCAAAAGTTATTGAGCTAAAAGGGGCCACAGTGCATGCCCCGGGTAATGCAATTTCAGCAATTATAGAATCAGTAGTCAGAGATAGAAAGCAAGTCATTCCAGTAGCTACATATCTTAATGGGGAGTATGGTCATTCTGATGTCACAATAGGTGTTCCAGCAGTTATTGGTAAAAACGGTGTAGAGAGAATTATTGAATTGGATCTAAATGATGAAGAAAAACAAGTTTTTGATAAAGCAGTTGACAGTGTAAAGAGTGCAATTTCAGGAATAGAGATCTAA
- the larB gene encoding nickel pincer cofactor biosynthesis protein LarB yields the protein MEIQKILESLKEGKISVNNAKKLLSLYSIEEVEGFAKIDINRQKRRGIPEVIFAETKELDEIKKIIKKTLEKTNAVIVSRIKKEDYPKILDYSKKLKVNLKKGDRSSSILLYKKPLKFYGGKVGIITAGTSDIGVAEESRLMCEAMNCKCITSYDVGVAGIQRIFPILKEMINEDVDCIIVAAGMEGALATLVATMIDIPIIGIPTSVGYGYGEKGIAALASMLQSCSLGLAIVNIDNGIAAGGIAANIANRAKIKK from the coding sequence TTGGAAATTCAAAAAATTTTAGAATCATTGAAAGAAGGTAAGATTTCTGTAAATAATGCAAAAAAACTTCTTTCATTATATTCAATAGAAGAAGTTGAAGGGTTTGCTAAAATTGATATTAATAGGCAAAAGAGAAGAGGGATTCCAGAAGTAATTTTTGCCGAAACAAAAGAATTAGATGAAATCAAGAAAATCATCAAAAAAACTCTAGAAAAAACAAATGCAGTGATTGTATCAAGAATAAAAAAAGAAGACTATCCCAAAATTTTAGACTATTCAAAGAAATTAAAAGTTAATTTGAAAAAAGGAGATAGATCATCATCCATACTATTATACAAAAAACCATTAAAATTTTATGGTGGCAAAGTTGGAATTATAACTGCGGGAACATCAGATATTGGAGTTGCAGAAGAATCGAGATTGATGTGTGAAGCAATGAATTGTAAATGTATTACAAGTTATGATGTAGGAGTTGCAGGAATCCAGAGAATTTTTCCAATTTTAAAAGAAATGATCAATGAAGATGTTGATTGTATTATCGTGGCAGCTGGAATGGAGGGCGCGTTAGCTACACTTGTTGCCACCATGATAGACATTCCAATAATTGGCATCCCAACATCAGTTGGATATGGGTATGGAGAAAAAGGAATTGCGGCTCTTGCGTCAATGCTTCAAAGCTGCTCATTGGGATTAGCAATAGTCAATATCGACAACGGTATTGCTGCAGGAGGAATTGCTGCAAACATTGCAAATAGAGCAAAAATTAAGAAATAA
- a CDS encoding radical SAM protein: MAGKRIVLTADRSLMTNYRGNFLYGFIACGPYEVLPEWVFDKVFCPSVETDPITGEVKVAQVGLRRVESSLIQGGYKREDVFLAHPEMLHKSIGPDTKVVGINVMDPLGMAPVTTTMSPEKLSYVAMKFKKMCASIIQLKKKYDFKVVVGGNGAWELAKSDRMKIHGLDTVVVGEADELAVDLFQDLEKGDAPELMHCFVRNLENIPIIEGPTINSLIEAMRGCGRGCDFCDVNKRSKKDLPLERLQHEAKINLDYGFDSIWLHSDEMLLYGCDNRDFVPNREAITDLWKGLKGLGANFVGTTHMTFSAVAADPTLMQQISHINQQDQTGRWLATNLGIETVAPAMVKKHLGVKTKPFAPEEWGSVVREGAKILNENHWFPAATIIIGWPDETPDDIQYTIDMMSDFREMDFRGLVAPLLYQDFSEKNSMHFGNLNEAQFTLFWKCWENNLRVINDIIPIILRNKTYGPPMKVFMYGILKAGTWAIMRYLRGLCKDLFNGRTPDEIIDKYARSRSVSAPKIQTKKL; encoded by the coding sequence TTGGCCGGCAAACGTATTGTATTAACTGCTGATCGTAGTTTAATGACAAATTATAGAGGAAATTTTCTTTATGGGTTTATTGCGTGTGGACCATATGAAGTTCTACCAGAATGGGTTTTTGACAAAGTTTTCTGTCCATCTGTAGAAACAGACCCAATTACTGGAGAAGTCAAAGTTGCTCAAGTTGGATTAAGAAGAGTAGAGAGCTCATTAATACAGGGAGGATACAAACGAGAAGATGTCTTCTTAGCACATCCTGAAATGTTACATAAATCAATTGGTCCAGACACCAAAGTTGTTGGAATTAATGTCATGGATCCACTTGGTATGGCTCCAGTTACTACAACAATGTCACCTGAAAAATTATCATATGTTGCAATGAAATTTAAAAAAATGTGTGCAAGTATAATTCAGCTAAAAAAGAAATATGATTTCAAAGTAGTTGTAGGCGGAAACGGAGCATGGGAATTAGCAAAATCAGACAGAATGAAAATTCACGGATTAGATACTGTAGTTGTAGGTGAAGCAGATGAATTAGCAGTAGATCTGTTTCAAGATCTAGAGAAAGGAGATGCACCAGAATTAATGCATTGCTTTGTTAGAAACCTAGAAAATATTCCAATTATTGAAGGACCTACCATCAATTCTCTAATTGAAGCAATGAGAGGATGTGGAAGAGGGTGTGACTTTTGTGATGTAAACAAACGTTCAAAAAAAGATTTACCATTAGAAAGATTACAACATGAGGCTAAAATTAATTTAGATTATGGATTTGATTCGATTTGGTTACATTCAGATGAGATGTTACTTTATGGATGCGATAATAGGGATTTTGTTCCAAACAGAGAAGCTATTACTGATTTATGGAAGGGATTGAAAGGGTTAGGTGCTAACTTTGTAGGTACTACACATATGACATTTTCAGCAGTTGCAGCAGATCCTACCTTGATGCAACAAATATCACATATCAATCAACAAGATCAAACAGGTAGATGGCTTGCAACAAATTTAGGAATTGAAACAGTTGCACCTGCAATGGTAAAAAAACATCTTGGAGTTAAAACTAAACCATTTGCACCTGAAGAATGGGGCAGTGTTGTAAGAGAGGGAGCAAAGATTCTAAATGAAAATCATTGGTTCCCAGCTGCAACCATCATAATTGGTTGGCCTGATGAAACCCCAGATGATATTCAATACACAATTGATATGATGAGTGACTTTAGAGAGATGGATTTCAGAGGATTAGTAGCTCCTTTACTCTACCAAGACTTTAGTGAAAAGAATTCAATGCACTTTGGAAATTTGAATGAGGCTCAGTTTACATTGTTTTGGAAATGCTGGGAAAATAATCTCAGAGTAATCAATGACATTATTCCAATCATCCTAAGAAACAAGACCTATGGACCACCTATGAAGGTCTTTATGTATGGAATTCTTAAAGCAGGAACTTGGGCAATCATGAGATACCTAAGAGGGTTGTGCAAAGATCTCTTCAATGGTAGAACACCAGATGAGATAATTGACAAATATGCTAGAAGTAGATCTGTATCTGCTCCTAAAATTCAGACAAAGAAACTATAG
- a CDS encoding EB domain-containing protein — protein sequence MKMRLAGLLAFALLSVSVLSYGINGSVFATSDPNPALSVASDTEIYTNGANVKVTGKIKGYDPNFGKGLTFIITSPDNNIVGIGQITPNSDGSFSKSFVAGGPLWKLNGDYAIQFHYGADESNITINYVGGEQVISKPTPEPPVTCPSGETLVNGKCMTKEPEPPVTCPSGETLVNGKCMTKEPEPPTCGAGTELVNGICQVVKTEKPGGGCLIATAAYGTELAPQVQFLREIRDNTVMSTSSGAAFMSGFNQLYYSFSPTIADMERENPMFQEVVRAFITPMISTLSIMTLADDGSEVEVLGLGISVIALNLGMYIAAPALIGFKVHKHFKSRK from the coding sequence ATGAAAATGAGACTGGCAGGATTACTAGCGTTTGCATTGTTATCCGTATCTGTTCTTTCTTATGGTATTAATGGCTCTGTTTTTGCAACTAGTGATCCAAATCCTGCATTATCAGTTGCATCTGACACGGAGATTTATACAAATGGTGCAAATGTTAAAGTCACAGGAAAAATCAAAGGCTATGATCCTAACTTTGGAAAAGGACTTACTTTTATTATTACATCTCCCGATAACAATATTGTTGGAATTGGACAAATAACTCCAAATTCTGATGGTTCATTTTCAAAATCTTTCGTTGCTGGTGGGCCTTTATGGAAACTAAATGGTGATTACGCAATTCAATTTCATTATGGAGCCGACGAATCAAATATTACAATTAATTATGTTGGAGGAGAGCAAGTTATTAGCAAACCAACGCCAGAACCTCCTGTAACCTGTCCTTCTGGTGAAACATTAGTAAATGGAAAATGTATGACTAAAGAACCAGAACCTCCTGTAACCTGTCCTTCTGGTGAAACATTAGTAAATGGAAAATGTATGACTAAAGAACCAGAACCTCCAACATGTGGTGCTGGAACAGAATTAGTAAATGGAATTTGTCAAGTGGTAAAAACTGAAAAACCAGGTGGAGGTTGTTTAATTGCAACAGCAGCATATGGTACTGAGCTTGCACCACAAGTTCAATTCCTTAGAGAAATTAGAGATAATACAGTAATGAGTACTTCTTCAGGAGCAGCATTCATGTCTGGATTTAACCAATTATACTATTCATTTTCACCAACAATAGCTGATATGGAAAGAGAAAATCCAATGTTCCAAGAAGTTGTTAGAGCATTTATCACACCTATGATTTCAACTCTATCAATTATGACACTTGCCGATGATGGTTCTGAAGTTGAGGTGCTAGGATTGGGAATTTCTGTAATTGCATTAAATTTGGGAATGTATATTGCTGCACCTGCACTGATTGGATTCAAGGTTCACAAACATTTCAAGTCTAGAAAATAA
- the larE gene encoding ATP-dependent sacrificial sulfur transferase LarE, translating into MSKIDELVNWFEGRNKVLVALSGGVDSALVAYAAFQKLGESAIAVTADYKTLSKEELDASKQICSDIGIKQFLLDYNELENEEFTKNAPDRCFHCRMELGSHLIDFAQEHDVHLIVDGTNIDDLGEYRPGIEALKQNGVRSPLVETNFSKNEIRDSAKIIGLSVFDKPSNSCLASRIPWGQRVTAEKLARIEYGEIIVKQLTKVNQVRVRDLQGSAKIEVEKEMISVFDIDIMKQLTEKLKMIGFLNVEIDPEGYSPGKINVIAD; encoded by the coding sequence ATGTCAAAAATTGATGAACTTGTTAATTGGTTCGAAGGCAGAAATAAAGTTCTTGTTGCTTTATCTGGTGGTGTTGATAGTGCCCTTGTCGCATATGCAGCTTTTCAAAAATTAGGAGAATCAGCTATTGCTGTAACTGCAGATTACAAAACGTTATCAAAAGAGGAATTAGATGCTTCTAAACAAATTTGCTCAGATATAGGCATTAAACAATTTCTTTTGGATTATAATGAACTAGAAAATGAAGAATTTACAAAAAATGCTCCAGATCGTTGTTTTCATTGTAGGATGGAATTAGGTTCACATTTGATAGATTTTGCTCAAGAACATGATGTGCACTTGATTGTAGATGGAACAAATATTGATGATTTAGGTGAATATAGACCTGGGATTGAGGCATTAAAACAAAACGGTGTTAGAAGCCCTCTTGTGGAAACCAATTTTTCAAAAAATGAAATTAGAGATTCAGCAAAAATAATTGGTTTGTCTGTTTTTGATAAACCCTCTAATTCTTGTTTAGCATCCAGAATTCCATGGGGACAAAGAGTTACTGCTGAAAAATTAGCTAGAATTGAATATGGTGAAATTATTGTGAAACAACTTACAAAAGTTAACCAAGTAAGAGTACGTGACCTTCAAGGTTCTGCAAAAATAGAAGTAGAAAAAGAAATGATTTCAGTTTTTGATATTGATATTATGAAACAATTAACTGAGAAATTAAAAATGATTGGATTCTTAAATGTAGAAATTGATCCAGAGGGTTATTCGCCAGGAAAAATTAATGTGATTGCAGATTGA
- a CDS encoding peptidase, whose amino-acid sequence MLLLIPIANAEATHNSNLFVSAENPQFENYFAGSMVVEVVVNNPNLKDTGQGKGEPDVTVNGKSLRMAQAVDGSWYGYFANVASAKRADATVGLAGKGLDFGVFCSRDTASSVFGISLSETDGFAVPKSAGLSGFTNGDTSFTPCTGSPTGTAVLNNVVRNAKSLNTNSNVPTGQIGLKTNAWPLVQLFSFDKVIIQYNPGGPLQSVTLEYDEIPNISLKLDRKLYPNNSEVFLTISDVQLNQDPTDEDSWTFDVGNNPSTFYQAFDESGSSSSNGGTGLVNLVPHLTKIGFKNNGKLGVNLGSVLELKSNDEQPSTSVTNGIQTFATILTIVENSPNSGIFDNADDNDESTLGVLANAPRGQSGSITYDKKTVSVLTGSSTANIALNPSLTIGDGSAYLKPGTKYPIVLVDPDQNINSGTRDHLDVFRDTSIIPTLKIGKPVTLEKASNVKFYTLSTDSLTIGSLANSAVPDSNSARLIIDTSSVPNGAFEKISLNLGITASDLQSLFIDDSLSDSDGTNWLNYDFRSFLNDLGISDFSDTSLELSFGTLGASTVKIIDSGDLTSSQGFLELDDSDIQAISSKSGNVFLVINFDSSNDSAIVGAISSETKSQPITVDFFSFGLVDSDDVNNAIYRFELEETSDDSSTFDGTLEYSIANQLNILDSSFIQTIQPIDDQIKFILTNRLVNDKGISISYSDITETGNISPTSTKSQIYTSSGTLRSDSTSYRFGQPVTITLNDPDLNLKNDLIDIYFVVNDPNSSIVDTVGANGNILLEVLIKDIRYKRCTVNGVEHGGLGASGFTLVETGPSTGIFTGTFKMPSNICNKSGTDLISSAGGSLDVKYYDSRDSSGNANIFSLLKNKSQSSYPTVPTLSAYSVVKPSAGQINEIILSGTLGNYKRGLPLEVTIISPDGNSQNFAATLANGGTYRSIITINENSLVGNYEIKLSHNNSPVKTITFVVSNPEIPNWIKNNAKWWSSTSISDSDFIRGLEYLIEEGLIKISPSERSKISDQMIPNWIKNNAKWWSENQISDDDFLKSIQYLVKKGIIRV is encoded by the coding sequence TTGTTATTGCTAATTCCAATCGCTAATGCTGAGGCAACGCATAATTCCAACTTGTTTGTATCTGCAGAAAATCCTCAATTTGAGAATTATTTTGCAGGTTCTATGGTGGTAGAAGTTGTTGTGAATAATCCAAATCTCAAGGATACAGGTCAAGGCAAGGGCGAGCCTGATGTAACTGTTAATGGAAAGTCTTTGAGAATGGCACAAGCTGTTGATGGTAGTTGGTATGGATATTTTGCCAATGTTGCAAGTGCAAAGAGGGCTGATGCTACTGTTGGATTAGCTGGCAAAGGCTTGGATTTTGGTGTTTTTTGTAGCAGAGATACAGCATCATCTGTTTTTGGAATTTCACTTTCTGAGACGGATGGATTTGCAGTTCCAAAATCTGCAGGATTATCTGGATTCACTAATGGAGATACTTCATTTACTCCATGCACCGGTTCGCCTACTGGTACTGCTGTTCTAAATAATGTAGTTAGAAATGCAAAGTCTCTTAATACAAATTCAAATGTTCCAACAGGTCAAATAGGACTTAAAACAAATGCCTGGCCTTTAGTACAACTTTTTTCATTTGATAAAGTAATAATTCAGTATAATCCTGGAGGGCCATTACAATCAGTAACATTAGAGTATGATGAAATCCCAAATATCTCTTTAAAATTGGATAGAAAACTTTATCCAAATAATTCTGAAGTTTTTCTTACAATTAGTGATGTTCAATTAAATCAAGATCCTACTGATGAAGATTCTTGGACATTTGATGTTGGAAATAACCCTTCAACATTCTATCAGGCATTTGATGAATCTGGTTCTTCATCTTCAAATGGTGGTACAGGATTGGTGAATTTAGTACCACATCTTACAAAAATTGGATTTAAAAATAATGGAAAACTTGGAGTTAATTTAGGGTCTGTATTAGAATTAAAATCAAATGATGAACAACCAAGTACAAGTGTTACAAATGGAATACAAACATTTGCTACGATTCTAACAATTGTAGAAAATAGTCCAAACTCTGGTATCTTTGATAATGCTGATGACAATGATGAATCAACGTTGGGTGTTCTAGCGAATGCACCAAGGGGACAATCAGGTTCTATCACTTATGATAAAAAAACAGTTTCTGTTCTTACTGGTTCTTCTACTGCAAATATTGCACTAAATCCCTCTTTAACTATTGGTGATGGTTCTGCTTACTTGAAGCCTGGAACAAAATATCCTATAGTTTTGGTAGATCCTGATCAGAATATTAATTCTGGAACAAGGGATCACTTGGATGTATTTAGGGATACTTCAATTATTCCAACATTAAAAATTGGAAAACCTGTGACTCTTGAAAAGGCATCAAATGTTAAATTTTACACTTTGTCTACTGATTCTCTTACAATAGGCTCTCTAGCAAATTCTGCAGTACCTGATTCAAATTCTGCACGCCTGATTATTGACACTTCGAGTGTTCCTAATGGTGCATTTGAGAAAATATCTCTGAATTTGGGAATTACAGCATCTGATTTGCAGTCTTTGTTCATTGATGATTCCCTTTCGGATTCTGACGGGACAAATTGGTTAAACTATGATTTTAGATCTTTTTTAAATGATCTGGGAATATCTGATTTTTCTGATACTTCCCTTGAATTATCTTTTGGTACGCTTGGTGCATCTACAGTAAAAATTATTGATTCGGGGGATTTGACTTCATCCCAAGGTTTTCTTGAATTAGATGATTCAGACATTCAAGCCATATCTAGTAAAAGCGGAAATGTTTTTCTCGTAATTAATTTTGATTCATCTAATGATTCTGCAATTGTGGGTGCTATATCAAGTGAAACAAAATCTCAACCTATAACTGTTGATTTCTTTTCGTTTGGTTTAGTTGATTCAGATGATGTTAATAATGCAATTTATAGATTTGAGTTAGAAGAAACATCTGATGACTCTTCTACATTTGATGGAACTTTAGAATATTCAATTGCAAATCAACTTAATATTTTAGATTCTTCTTTTATTCAAACAATTCAACCAATTGATGATCAGATTAAATTTATTCTTACAAACCGACTTGTAAATGATAAGGGGATTAGTATTTCTTATTCAGACATTACTGAAACAGGTAATATTTCACCTACATCTACAAAATCTCAAATCTATACAAGCTCTGGCACTTTAAGATCTGATTCAACATCTTACCGTTTTGGACAACCTGTAACAATTACTCTTAATGATCCTGATCTTAATTTGAAAAATGATTTAATTGATATTTATTTTGTAGTAAATGATCCAAATTCTTCTATAGTTGATACAGTTGGGGCAAATGGAAATATCTTGCTTGAAGTTCTAATCAAAGATATTCGATACAAACGTTGTACTGTAAATGGTGTTGAGCATGGAGGATTAGGTGCAAGTGGATTTACTCTTGTTGAAACTGGGCCTAGTACAGGAATTTTTACTGGTACATTCAAAATGCCATCAAATATTTGCAATAAATCAGGCACTGACTTAATTTCATCAGCAGGTGGTAGTCTTGATGTCAAATATTATGATTCAAGAGATAGTTCTGGAAATGCAAATATTTTCAGCTTATTAAAAAATAAATCTCAATCTTCCTATCCTACCGTTCCTACATTAAGTGCATATTCTGTGGTAAAACCATCTGCTGGACAAATTAATGAGATAATTTTGTCTGGAACTCTTGGAAATTATAAAAGAGGATTGCCATTGGAAGTGACAATCATTTCTCCTGATGGAAACTCTCAAAATTTTGCAGCAACCCTTGCAAATGGAGGAACTTATAGATCAATTATTACCATTAATGAAAATTCTTTGGTAGGCAATTATGAAATTAAATTGTCTCATAACAATTCACCGGTAAAGACAATCACATTTGTTGTATCTAATCCTGAAATCCCTAACTGGATTAAAAATAATGCAAAATGGTGGTCCTCCACATCTATCTCTGATTCTGATTTTATTCGTGGTTTGGAATATTTGATTGAAGAAGGTTTGATTAAAATTTCACCTTCTGAGCGCAGTAAAATTTCAGATCAGATGATCCCTAACTGGATTAAAAATAATGCAAAATGGTGGTCCGAGAATCAAATTTCCGATGATGACTTTTTAAAATCAATTCAATACTTGGTCAAAAAAGGTATAATTCGAGTATAA
- the larC gene encoding nickel pincer cofactor biosynthesis protein LarC: MVLVIDPQIAGISGDMLLCSLVDLGADKNKIISGIKNSEKFFPNSSISKIEFQKIQKNGVEALELILDVTDNIHERKGLEIKQAIDNSIDSLGLSDKAKKFANSCISTLITSESIIHGISEDSVHFHEASSIDTLVDIVGITIALEDLNLLDEKTVCLPVSVGSGTVTFSHGTMSNPASAVLEIFKKSNLIIKGTPTNEELTTPTGACVLVNLTNTSIEYYPKMKIDSIGYGAGQKNFDSFSNVLKLIRGTEDKFEIDSVKVLETNVDDVSGEILGNLIEKLMDKGAKDVSIYHGITKKGRPTNLVTVICDDKRVDNLVDTLVLETGTLGIRIFESNRFIVPRISDSISLTLNEETFEVHFKKSTFKGKTDFKIEFDDLKKISNTIDKSIKETESLLRKKIEKLE; encoded by the coding sequence ATGGTATTAGTTATTGATCCTCAAATTGCAGGGATTTCAGGTGATATGTTACTATGTTCCTTAGTAGATTTAGGTGCTGATAAAAATAAAATTATTTCTGGAATTAAAAACTCTGAGAAATTCTTTCCAAATTCATCAATTAGTAAAATTGAATTTCAAAAAATCCAAAAAAATGGAGTTGAAGCTTTAGAATTAATTTTAGATGTTACTGATAACATCCATGAAAGAAAAGGTTTAGAAATTAAACAAGCTATTGATAATTCCATTGATTCTTTAGGATTATCAGATAAAGCAAAAAAATTTGCTAATTCCTGTATTTCTACTCTAATTACATCTGAATCCATAATTCATGGGATATCTGAAGATTCTGTACATTTTCATGAGGCATCAAGTATTGACACTCTTGTAGATATTGTTGGAATTACAATTGCATTAGAAGATTTGAATTTGCTTGATGAAAAAACTGTTTGTCTGCCTGTATCCGTTGGATCTGGTACTGTAACTTTTTCTCATGGAACAATGTCTAATCCAGCTAGTGCTGTTCTTGAAATTTTTAAAAAATCTAATCTGATCATTAAAGGAACCCCTACAAATGAAGAATTAACTACTCCAACAGGCGCCTGTGTTTTAGTTAATTTAACAAATACTTCCATAGAATATTATCCAAAAATGAAAATTGACTCCATTGGATATGGTGCTGGGCAGAAAAATTTTGATTCATTTTCAAATGTTTTGAAACTTATCCGCGGAACTGAGGATAAATTTGAAATTGATTCAGTGAAGGTTTTGGAGACTAATGTGGATGATGTTTCAGGAGAAATATTGGGCAACCTAATTGAAAAACTAATGGATAAAGGGGCAAAGGACGTTTCAATTTATCATGGAATTACAAAGAAAGGAAGACCAACAAATCTTGTCACTGTAATCTGTGATGATAAAAGAGTTGATAATTTAGTTGATACTCTAGTTCTTGAAACTGGCACGCTTGGAATTAGGATTTTTGAATCTAATCGATTTATTGTACCTCGAATTTCAGATAGTATTTCTTTAACATTAAATGAAGAAACATTTGAAGTTCACTTTAAAAAATCTACTTTTAAAGGAAAAACAGATTTTAAAATTGAATTTGATGACTTGAAAAAAATCTCTAACACTATTGACAAATCAATTAAAGAAACCGAGTCATTATTAAGAAAGAAAATTGAAAAACTAGAGTAA
- a CDS encoding cation diffusion facilitator family transporter, which produces MFIRRSKVLQISLFAIFSAFLVELIFGLISNSLALVTDSIHALLDSVVTLVLLLAARWAIKPPDAEHTYGHGKIESLGGLIGGIAIFLIACFFIYESIHRLQSPHPSILPGMYAIIGGVYTIGIDIFRIILLRRSIKKIGGATLKADFYHAFMDLGSTLVAIVGIILVSYGLYYGDFVAALILGVLLAILSIKLVYKTAQDLTDIISPELVKKVKSIANTTEDVINADPILMRRSGDTIFADITISLRGDTSFDKAHEISSNVEKNIKEEIPNAKITIHFEPNWEDVPLDAKILEIAKSVDGVKGVHNVSTHKTNGKTFTNLHVMVDRDINLSSAHKISEIIEQRIQQNISEIEHSTIHLEPFISVPENLNLEDKETEEKIKKILEKYNEIKKIGRIVSLNFENILKIDIDCSFDRQLSIEKVHDLTSEIEHVIRAEINNAVITIHPEPN; this is translated from the coding sequence ATGTTTATTCGAAGAAGTAAAGTTTTACAGATTTCACTTTTTGCTATTTTTTCAGCTTTTTTAGTAGAGTTAATCTTTGGTCTTATTTCAAACAGTCTGGCATTAGTTACAGACAGCATACATGCTCTCTTAGATAGTGTAGTTACTCTAGTTTTACTTTTAGCTGCTAGATGGGCAATAAAACCACCAGATGCAGAACATACCTATGGACATGGAAAAATAGAATCATTGGGGGGATTAATTGGTGGTATTGCTATTTTTCTTATAGCATGTTTTTTCATTTATGAATCGATTCACAGATTACAAAGTCCTCATCCAAGCATTCTTCCTGGAATGTATGCAATAATCGGAGGTGTATATACAATTGGAATTGATATTTTTAGAATAATACTTCTTAGAAGATCAATTAAGAAAATAGGAGGGGCCACGCTAAAAGCGGATTTTTATCATGCATTTATGGATCTAGGTTCTACATTAGTTGCAATTGTTGGAATTATTCTTGTATCGTATGGATTATACTATGGTGATTTTGTTGCAGCCCTTATCTTAGGAGTATTGCTAGCAATTCTTAGTATCAAACTTGTCTATAAGACTGCTCAAGATCTAACAGATATTATTTCTCCAGAACTTGTAAAAAAAGTAAAATCAATTGCAAATACGACTGAAGATGTAATTAACGCTGATCCTATTCTAATGAGAAGATCAGGGGATACAATTTTTGCAGACATTACTATTTCTCTAAGAGGAGATACTAGTTTTGACAAAGCCCATGAGATTAGTAGTAATGTTGAAAAGAACATCAAGGAAGAAATACCTAATGCAAAAATTACAATCCATTTTGAACCCAACTGGGAAGACGTGCCACTCGATGCAAAAATTCTAGAAATAGCTAAAAGCGTTGACGGTGTAAAAGGAGTTCATAATGTTAGTACTCACAAAACAAACGGAAAGACATTTACAAATTTACATGTAATGGTAGACAGAGACATCAACTTATCATCAGCTCACAAAATTTCTGAGATAATTGAACAAAGAATTCAACAAAATATTTCCGAAATTGAACACTCTACGATTCATTTAGAGCCATTCATTTCTGTGCCTGAGAATTTAAATTTGGAAGATAAAGAAACTGAGGAAAAAATCAAGAAAATATTAGAAAAATACAATGAAATTAAGAAAATTGGACGAATAGTATCATTAAATTTTGAAAATATTCTCAAGATTGACATTGATTGCTCTTTTGATAGACAATTATCAATTGAAAAAGTCCATGATTTAACATCTGAAATAGAGCATGTGATTAGAGCAGAAATCAATAATGCTGTAATTACAATACACCCAGAACCAAACTAG